In Paeniglutamicibacter kerguelensis, one genomic interval encodes:
- a CDS encoding ATP-binding cassette domain-containing protein, whose product MSGKKNPAARALPVIVVCAVLGTAALAALALLLGVAVDGYLAGGAGVSAAWVAAALVALLVAGAAAVVAPRLVARATGGQEADDRRAVLLKYFALGQGYTGARAGGELVSLATDAVEKRARFRAGFSAPALAAVLAPILVVLVIGVFIDPVSALLLAIALPVIPVLVTGFQKLFRSSSANYRRSQGMLAASFMDALNGLGMLRLNNAEGAAGAKIAAASERVRRQVMKLLAGNQLVLLVIDATFALGLVTGSVVLAGWRLGGGHISPGQGVAMVLLSTLMLQPVAFVGGFFYIGMTGRAAEKEITGLLELDPDVAPDVAPEAAPVAGTARGIVGGLAVENLSAGYGGRTVLHEVSLQFPAGSHTAVIGPSGSGKTTLARVLQGQLVPAAGAVLDGSGNKVGPLRLRAASAVLDQGAGLLGGSVAYNLRVGGPHATDAELRAVLGRVGLEALGLETPVGENGHGLSGGQAQRLGLARALLAARPVLVIDEPTSDLDPDNEARVLETLASATGDKTTITITHRLGLLSGCDRVAVLEHGRVIEAGPLETVLAAGGYLAAALAAARAGTDSIPRGEA is encoded by the coding sequence GTGTCTGGGAAAAAGAATCCGGCGGCCCGCGCGCTGCCGGTAATCGTTGTGTGTGCCGTGCTCGGCACCGCCGCATTGGCGGCGCTTGCGCTGTTGCTGGGTGTTGCCGTCGACGGGTACCTGGCCGGCGGTGCGGGTGTCTCCGCCGCCTGGGTTGCCGCGGCGCTTGTTGCCCTGCTGGTGGCCGGTGCCGCGGCCGTGGTTGCCCCGCGGCTCGTCGCCCGGGCCACCGGGGGCCAGGAAGCCGACGACCGCCGGGCGGTGCTGCTGAAGTACTTTGCCCTGGGGCAGGGCTACACCGGGGCCCGGGCCGGCGGCGAGCTGGTCTCCCTGGCCACCGACGCCGTGGAGAAGCGCGCGCGATTCAGGGCGGGGTTCAGCGCCCCGGCGCTGGCCGCGGTGCTCGCCCCGATCCTGGTGGTGCTGGTCATCGGGGTCTTCATCGACCCGGTGTCGGCGCTGCTGTTGGCCATCGCACTGCCGGTGATCCCGGTGCTCGTGACCGGGTTCCAGAAGCTCTTCAGGTCCTCGAGCGCCAACTACCGCCGCAGCCAGGGCATGCTTGCCGCCTCCTTCATGGACGCGCTCAACGGGTTGGGCATGCTGCGGCTGAACAACGCCGAGGGCGCCGCGGGAGCCAAGATCGCCGCCGCCTCCGAGCGGGTGCGCCGCCAAGTCATGAAACTGCTGGCCGGCAACCAGCTGGTGCTGCTTGTCATCGATGCGACGTTCGCACTGGGGTTGGTCACCGGGTCCGTGGTGCTGGCCGGCTGGCGGCTGGGTGGCGGGCACATCAGCCCGGGCCAGGGCGTGGCCATGGTTTTGTTGAGCACGCTGATGCTCCAGCCCGTCGCGTTCGTCGGCGGCTTCTTTTATATCGGCATGACCGGCCGGGCCGCGGAAAAGGAAATTACCGGGCTGCTGGAATTGGACCCGGACGTCGCGCCGGACGTCGCGCCGGAGGCCGCGCCCGTCGCGGGGACGGCCCGCGGAATCGTCGGCGGGCTGGCCGTCGAAAACCTCAGCGCCGGGTACGGCGGGCGAACGGTGTTGCACGAGGTGTCCCTCCAATTCCCGGCGGGATCCCATACGGCCGTGATCGGTCCCTCCGGGTCGGGGAAGACGACGCTGGCCAGGGTGTTGCAGGGGCAGCTGGTGCCCGCCGCCGGGGCTGTGCTTGACGGTTCCGGAAACAAGGTTGGTCCGCTGCGGCTGCGCGCAGCAAGCGCGGTGCTGGACCAGGGCGCCGGGCTGCTGGGCGGCAGCGTGGCGTACAACCTGCGCGTGGGCGGGCCGCACGCCACCGACGCGGAACTGCGCGCGGTGCTGGGCCGGGTGGGCCTGGAAGCGCTGGGACTCGAAACCCCCGTGGGGGAGAACGGCCACGGGCTCTCCGGCGGCCAGGCCCAGAGGCTGGGCCTGGCCCGCGCGCTGCTGGCCGCCCGGCCCGTGCTGGTCATCGACGAGCCGACCTCCGACCTGGATCCCGACAACGAGGCGCGGGTGCTGGAAACCCTGGCCTCGGCAACCGGGGACAAGACCACCATCACCATCACGCACCGGCTGGGCCTGCTCTCCGGCTGCGACAGGGTCGCGGTGCTGGAGCACGGGCGGGTTATCGAGGCGGGCCCGCTGGAGACGGTGCTGGCAGCCGGCGGCTACCTGGCCGCGGCGCTTGCGGCCGCACGCGCTGGAACCGATTCGATCCCACGGGGGGAAGCATGA
- a CDS encoding YidH family protein — protein sequence MAEYDEEDDRGALAKRILPGGREPDPRFTLANERTFLAWIRTSLAFLAGGIALEAFAAHEFPAPLRTGISVFLIIIGMLISGGAALRWRRIELSMRHGKPLPLPVIIPILGLGGAIAAAIVAVLIATKL from the coding sequence ATGGCTGAATACGATGAGGAAGACGACCGCGGAGCATTGGCCAAGCGCATCCTGCCCGGGGGCAGGGAACCCGACCCGCGTTTCACCTTGGCCAACGAGCGAACGTTCCTCGCCTGGATCCGCACCTCGCTGGCCTTCCTGGCCGGCGGCATCGCCCTTGAGGCCTTCGCCGCCCACGAATTTCCCGCACCGCTGCGTACCGGCATCTCCGTTTTCCTCATCATCATCGGCATGCTGATCAGCGGCGGGGCGGCCCTGCGCTGGCGGAGGATCGAGCTTTCCATGCGCCACGGCAAGCCGCTGCCGCTGCCGGTGATCATCCCCATCCTGGGCCTGGGCGGAGCAATCGCCGCGGCCATCGTGGCGGTGCTGATCGCGACCAAGCTGTGA
- a CDS encoding enoyl-CoA hydratase/isomerase family protein produces MRASITGPLGILALDRPSKINALTRGMLQALTDMLLLWKDDPSVSMVVLRGAGERGFCAGGDIKDFHRAVSNDAHGEFADLLSLEFDLDAMIAGYPKPVVTLAHGLCMGGGIGLASHAAIRIATPDSSFAMPEARIGYTPDVGGTHLMALAPGFIGEYLALTASTFSGVDAVELGFADMLVDGEKFDDVLDALPDFEGMDAADIAAGLEVLFGSFAASPLMAAQPWIDHAFSAPTLGEILERLDAMSHSAAAEAAEQMRANCPTSMECALQSIRAARAEEHLRSALDRELRLAKYLMHRGDLAEGIRAQVIDKDRNPAWVPASIGEVDVAAVAAVVAEPN; encoded by the coding sequence ATCCGCGCTTCAATCACCGGACCGCTGGGAATCCTGGCGCTTGACCGCCCCTCAAAGATCAATGCGCTGACCCGCGGCATGCTCCAGGCACTCACCGACATGCTGCTGCTCTGGAAGGACGATCCGTCCGTCTCCATGGTGGTCCTGCGCGGGGCGGGCGAGCGCGGTTTTTGCGCCGGCGGGGACATCAAGGACTTCCACCGTGCGGTGAGCAACGACGCCCACGGCGAGTTCGCGGACCTGCTGTCCCTGGAGTTCGACCTGGACGCCATGATCGCCGGCTACCCCAAGCCGGTCGTCACCCTTGCGCACGGGCTGTGCATGGGCGGCGGCATCGGCCTTGCCTCGCACGCGGCCATCCGCATCGCCACCCCGGACTCCAGCTTTGCCATGCCCGAGGCCCGCATCGGCTACACCCCCGATGTCGGCGGCACGCACCTGATGGCGCTGGCCCCAGGCTTCATCGGCGAGTACCTGGCGCTGACGGCATCCACGTTCTCCGGCGTCGACGCTGTGGAACTCGGCTTCGCGGACATGCTGGTGGACGGGGAAAAGTTCGACGACGTGCTCGACGCGCTGCCGGACTTCGAGGGCATGGACGCCGCGGACATCGCCGCCGGGCTCGAGGTGCTCTTCGGGTCCTTCGCCGCATCCCCGCTGATGGCCGCGCAGCCGTGGATCGACCACGCCTTCAGTGCCCCGACGCTCGGGGAAATCCTGGAGCGGCTCGACGCGATGTCCCACTCCGCGGCGGCCGAGGCCGCGGAACAGATGCGCGCGAACTGCCCGACGTCCATGGAGTGCGCCCTGCAGTCCATCCGCGCGGCTCGCGCCGAGGAGCACCTGCGCTCGGCGCTGGACCGCGAGCTTCGCCTGGCCAAGTACCTCATGCACCGCGGCGACCTCGCCGAGGGCATCCGGGCGCAGGTCATCGACAAGGACCGCAACCCGGCATGGGTTCCGGCAAGCATCGGCGAGGTGGACGTTGCGGCGGTCGCCGCGGTGGTGGCCGAGCCGAACTAG
- a CDS encoding DUF202 domain-containing protein, which produces MSVNGPLLSHDDPGLQPERTVMSWGRTTMSLCVAALVFLKWYPHYGTGILVMLALCLLAAGGIYATQRRRYALASHGIALERVHADVVAVLAMSGAVVGVGALGIFLVLTD; this is translated from the coding sequence GTGAGCGTCAACGGGCCTCTGCTTTCCCACGACGATCCGGGGCTGCAACCCGAACGCACCGTGATGTCCTGGGGGAGGACCACGATGTCGCTGTGCGTGGCGGCGCTGGTTTTCCTGAAGTGGTATCCGCACTACGGCACCGGGATCCTGGTGATGCTTGCGTTGTGCCTGTTGGCTGCCGGCGGCATCTATGCCACGCAGCGCAGGCGCTACGCCCTGGCGTCCCACGGCATTGCGCTGGAACGCGTCCATGCGGATGTCGTGGCCGTGCTCGCGATGAGCGGGGCCGTGGTGGGCGTCGGGGCACTGGGCATTTTCCTGGTGCTGACCGACTGA
- a CDS encoding MFS transporter, whose product MAVSAPARPLGFPSILAHAFFLQGSVYLVRPATSYRALELGVDPGLLGLVVASFSILPVFLAVGIGRATDRGREQGVLLLGAGLMIAAGFGLLFAAASLPALLGWNLLLGVGHLMSLIGEQSRLASAKNRNMDRIFGYYTTVTAIAQAAAPLLLGFLGGESVLPDTAVLLQAYLYSAVAMAVATLFMARHAAPRAEAKARVQVTLSAALNVEPATRNTLLASIGLSMMVLCTIDLLQVYLPALAVERGIPVQTVGILLSLRAGATVLSRLGLERLVRTVGRARLLLASTGISAVLITMLAIDLGVFWMAVLLVLAGFSLGIGQPLSMSIVSAAASEGTRGTWMSIRLLGNRLGQAVIPVGVGIFATGLGAGGVFAVLGSTMAAATLGSILPLRSMKD is encoded by the coding sequence ATGGCAGTATCCGCCCCGGCCCGGCCCCTCGGCTTCCCTTCGATCCTTGCCCACGCCTTCTTCCTGCAGGGATCGGTCTACCTGGTGCGCCCGGCCACGTCCTACCGCGCACTGGAACTCGGCGTGGACCCCGGTCTGCTGGGCCTGGTCGTGGCGAGCTTCTCCATCCTGCCGGTGTTCCTTGCCGTGGGCATCGGGCGTGCCACCGACCGCGGACGGGAACAGGGGGTGCTGCTGCTGGGCGCCGGGCTGATGATCGCCGCGGGCTTCGGGCTTCTTTTTGCGGCCGCTTCGCTGCCGGCCCTGCTGGGCTGGAACCTGTTGTTGGGCGTCGGTCACCTGATGAGCCTGATCGGCGAGCAAAGCAGGCTTGCCTCGGCGAAAAACCGCAACATGGACAGGATCTTTGGCTACTACACCACGGTCACGGCGATCGCCCAGGCCGCGGCCCCGCTGCTGCTTGGCTTCCTGGGCGGGGAGAGCGTCCTGCCCGACACTGCGGTGCTGCTGCAGGCCTACCTGTATTCGGCGGTGGCGATGGCCGTCGCTACGCTGTTCATGGCGCGGCATGCGGCTCCGCGCGCCGAGGCCAAAGCCCGGGTGCAGGTCACGCTGTCGGCGGCGTTGAACGTCGAGCCGGCAACCCGCAACACCCTGCTGGCCTCGATCGGGCTGAGCATGATGGTGCTGTGCACCATCGACCTTTTGCAGGTCTACCTGCCGGCCCTCGCGGTGGAGCGCGGAATCCCCGTGCAGACCGTCGGCATCCTGCTGTCCCTGCGCGCCGGCGCAACGGTTCTTTCGCGGCTGGGGCTCGAGAGGCTGGTGCGCACCGTCGGCCGGGCCAGGCTGCTGCTGGCCTCCACCGGGATCTCTGCGGTGCTCATCACGATGTTGGCGATTGACCTGGGAGTGTTCTGGATGGCCGTGCTGCTGGTGCTGGCCGGGTTCAGCTTGGGCATCGGGCAGCCGCTGAGCATGAGCATTGTCTCCGCCGCGGCTTCCGAGGGCACCCGCGGCACCTGGATGTCCATTCGACTGCTGGGCAACAGGCTGGGCCAGGCGGTCATCCCCGTGGGCGTCGGGATCTTCGCCACGGGCCTCGGGGCCGGGGGAGTGTTTGCGGTGCTGGGCTCGACGATGGCCGCCGCGACCCTGGGCTCGATCCTCCCGCTGCGCTCCATGAAGGACTAG
- a CDS encoding FMN-binding glutamate synthase family protein translates to MVRFLILALLSVLGFVTIVAASLGSTGWWILAALALALLGLGIHDVLQTKHAILRNFPVLGRMRFLLESIRPEMQQYFIERNTDGRPFARDTRSLIYARAKGADSHKAFGTELDVNEVGYEFLLHSTVPVNAPAEQHRVRIGGPDCLQPYDISLMNVSSMSFGALSKNAVLAMNKGAAMGGFVHETGEGGLTKYHLEYGADLFWEIGSGYFGCRDADGNFDPDRFAAKAAHGNVKGITIKLSQGAKPGLGGVLPAAKVTQEIAAAREIPMGVDCISPASHSSFSTPRELMAFVKHLRDLSGGKPVGYKFCVGSRTDVLAMCKAMLETGITPDFITVDGSEGGTGAAPLEYEDHVGTPLTEGLMLVHNALVGCGLRDKVRLGAAGKVATGSDIVKRLIQGADFTFSARSMMMATGCIQAQKCHTNECPVGVATQNAHLYRALDVLDKGNRVYNYHKLTVQEAAQLMASMGVSHPSQLNPRMLRRRIDHLTTRSYAALHTWVAPGELLREPARGWLADWTEADADTFGEHAPMPWPTPREPAAAPVELAETVEPKRVEPKDSTHKAVAPVHPHAKRPEGRLAPKNPIPKR, encoded by the coding sequence ATGGTGAGATTTCTGATTTTGGCATTGCTGTCGGTCTTGGGATTCGTCACGATCGTGGCCGCATCCCTTGGCTCAACCGGGTGGTGGATCCTTGCAGCACTGGCGCTGGCCCTGCTGGGGCTCGGCATCCACGACGTGCTGCAAACCAAGCACGCAATCCTGCGCAATTTCCCGGTGCTCGGGCGCATGCGCTTCCTGCTCGAATCGATTCGCCCCGAAATGCAGCAGTATTTCATTGAACGCAACACGGACGGGCGCCCGTTCGCCCGCGATACCCGATCGCTGATCTATGCGCGGGCCAAGGGTGCCGACAGCCACAAGGCCTTCGGCACGGAACTCGACGTCAACGAGGTCGGCTACGAATTCCTGTTGCATTCCACGGTGCCCGTCAACGCCCCGGCCGAACAACACCGGGTGCGCATCGGAGGGCCCGACTGCCTGCAGCCCTACGACATCTCCTTGATGAACGTGTCCTCGATGAGTTTCGGTGCGCTGTCCAAGAATGCGGTGCTCGCCATGAACAAGGGCGCGGCCATGGGAGGGTTTGTCCATGAAACGGGCGAGGGTGGACTGACCAAATACCACCTGGAATACGGGGCCGACCTGTTCTGGGAAATCGGCTCCGGCTACTTCGGCTGCCGCGACGCGGACGGCAACTTCGATCCCGACCGCTTCGCCGCCAAGGCCGCCCACGGGAACGTCAAGGGCATCACCATCAAGTTGTCCCAGGGCGCCAAGCCCGGGCTAGGAGGGGTGCTTCCCGCCGCCAAGGTCACCCAGGAAATCGCGGCCGCCCGCGAAATCCCGATGGGCGTCGACTGCATTTCCCCCGCCTCGCACTCGTCCTTCTCCACGCCGCGGGAGCTCATGGCGTTCGTGAAGCACCTGCGCGATCTCTCCGGCGGCAAACCCGTCGGCTACAAGTTCTGCGTGGGATCGCGCACCGACGTCTTGGCGATGTGCAAGGCCATGCTTGAAACCGGCATCACCCCCGACTTCATCACCGTCGACGGCTCCGAGGGCGGCACCGGCGCCGCGCCGCTTGAGTACGAGGACCACGTGGGTACGCCGCTGACCGAGGGGCTCATGCTGGTGCACAATGCACTCGTCGGCTGCGGGTTGCGCGACAAGGTTCGGCTGGGCGCCGCGGGAAAGGTCGCCACCGGCTCGGACATCGTCAAGCGGCTCATCCAGGGTGCCGATTTCACCTTCAGCGCGCGTTCGATGATGATGGCCACCGGCTGCATCCAAGCCCAGAAATGCCACACCAACGAATGCCCGGTGGGCGTGGCAACCCAGAACGCGCACCTGTACCGGGCCCTTGACGTGCTGGACAAGGGCAACCGCGTCTACAACTACCACAAGCTCACCGTCCAGGAGGCTGCGCAGCTGATGGCCTCCATGGGTGTCTCCCACCCCTCGCAGCTGAACCCGCGCATGTTGCGCCGGCGCATCGACCACCTGACGACGCGCAGCTACGCGGCCCTGCACACATGGGTGGCACCCGGTGAACTGCTCCGAGAACCTGCGCGCGGATGGCTGGCCGACTGGACCGAAGCCGACGCCGACACCTTCGGCGAACACGCTCCCATGCCGTGGCCGACGCCCCGCGAACCGGCAGCGGCGCCGGTTGAGCTTGCTGAAACGGTGGAGCCCAAGCGCGTGGAACCCAAGGACTCGACGCACAAGGCGGTGGCCCCGGTCCACCCGCACGCCAAGCGCCCCGAGGGCCGCCTCGCGCCCAAGAACCCCATCCCCAAGCGCTAA
- a CDS encoding ABC transporter ATP-binding protein, with product MKRRQLIGWLLRTCRSVLGPLGLASVLGIAHKLSNLALYLVAGIALGQGAQAWLSGGQAPSLWPVAAWLAGLSLLKGALRYGEQYFGHKVAFKALALLRNELYAALAPQAPFNARTRAGGDMLTRATRDIDRVEVFFAHTIPPLLAALVVPVLVVVSVATFADAALAGILAAGLLLTGLCVPLLGLRTTRSAAREATAVRARMAQHVSESVRAAGTIVAFGHEPARAAELAELDAALGAALARGAAAASWRAGLKAVLPWGTTVLLCLAGLGQVAGGSLGLEQFLCLLLIAVPSFAPVLEVDGFVSGLQDSLASAERLHSLVHRAPLVADPEKPVALPEGPLGLEVRNAGLVLEGESGPVAVLDSLDLSVPAGGSLAVVGGSGSGKSTLAALLVRAMDPGTGAVFLGEGNVRDAALKDVRGAIAMVSQREHLMRGTLRANLLVANPAAGDDELRTACQRAGLGQWLAAQPKGLDAPLGERGGRVSGGQAQRVALARAFVKDARVLVLDEATSALDVHTESLVMDSVRQLVAEGRTVVVIAHRMRTVLWVDEVAVLDGGRLVESDAPAQLARREHGRFAALLRRERESLGE from the coding sequence ATGAAACGCCGGCAGTTGATCGGGTGGCTGCTGCGGACCTGCCGCAGCGTGCTGGGCCCGCTGGGGCTGGCCAGCGTGCTGGGCATCGCCCACAAGCTCAGCAACCTCGCCCTCTACTTGGTGGCGGGCATTGCCCTGGGCCAGGGTGCCCAGGCCTGGCTTTCCGGCGGGCAAGCCCCGTCGCTCTGGCCGGTGGCGGCCTGGCTGGCGGGGCTCTCGCTGTTGAAGGGCGCCCTGCGCTACGGCGAACAGTACTTCGGCCACAAGGTCGCGTTCAAGGCGTTGGCGCTGCTGCGCAACGAGCTCTATGCCGCGCTCGCCCCGCAGGCGCCGTTCAACGCCCGCACCCGGGCCGGCGGCGACATGCTCACCCGCGCCACCCGCGACATCGACAGGGTCGAGGTCTTCTTTGCCCACACGATCCCGCCGCTTCTCGCCGCCCTGGTGGTCCCGGTGCTCGTCGTGGTCTCGGTGGCAACCTTCGCCGATGCGGCGCTCGCCGGGATCCTCGCCGCGGGGTTGCTGCTTACGGGTCTTTGTGTGCCGCTGCTGGGGCTGCGAACCACGCGCTCCGCCGCGCGGGAGGCAACCGCCGTCCGCGCCCGCATGGCCCAGCACGTGAGCGAATCCGTGCGGGCCGCCGGGACCATCGTCGCGTTCGGCCACGAGCCGGCGCGGGCGGCCGAACTGGCGGAACTGGATGCCGCGCTGGGTGCGGCGTTGGCCCGCGGGGCCGCGGCCGCATCCTGGCGGGCGGGCCTGAAGGCAGTCCTGCCGTGGGGAACCACCGTGCTGTTGTGCCTGGCCGGGCTGGGTCAGGTGGCCGGCGGGAGCCTAGGACTGGAGCAGTTCCTGTGCCTGCTGCTCATTGCTGTTCCGTCCTTCGCGCCGGTGCTTGAGGTCGACGGTTTTGTCTCCGGGCTGCAGGATTCCCTGGCCTCCGCCGAGCGGCTGCATTCGCTGGTGCACCGGGCCCCGTTGGTGGCGGACCCGGAGAAGCCCGTGGCGCTGCCCGAGGGTCCGTTGGGCCTCGAGGTGCGGAATGCAGGCCTGGTCTTGGAGGGGGAGTCCGGCCCGGTGGCCGTGCTCGATTCGCTGGACCTGTCGGTTCCCGCCGGCGGATCGCTGGCCGTGGTGGGCGGATCCGGCTCCGGCAAGTCGACGCTCGCCGCCCTGCTGGTGCGCGCCATGGACCCGGGAACCGGAGCGGTGTTCCTGGGGGAGGGCAACGTGCGCGACGCGGCGCTGAAGGACGTCCGCGGGGCGATCGCCATGGTCTCGCAGCGCGAGCATCTCATGCGCGGCACGCTGCGCGCCAACCTGCTGGTCGCCAACCCCGCGGCCGGGGACGACGAACTGCGCACCGCCTGCCAACGGGCGGGGCTGGGGCAGTGGCTGGCGGCCCAGCCCAAGGGCCTGGATGCGCCGCTGGGCGAGCGCGGCGGCAGGGTGTCCGGCGGGCAGGCCCAGCGCGTGGCCTTGGCCAGGGCGTTCGTGAAGGACGCCCGGGTGCTGGTGCTCGACGAGGCAACCAGTGCGCTTGACGTGCACACCGAGTCGCTGGTGATGGACTCGGTGCGGCAGCTGGTGGCCGAGGGCCGCACCGTGGTGGTCATTGCGCACCGCATGCGCACCGTCCTGTGGGTCGACGAAGTCGCCGTGCTGGACGGCGGGCGGCTGGTCGAATCCGATGCCCCCGCCCAGCTGGCGCGGCGCGAACACGGGCGCTTTGCCGCGCTGCTGCGCCGCGAACGCGAGTCGCTGGGGGAGTAG
- a CDS encoding SpoIID/LytB domain-containing protein: MRKTALALSAALVAALLVPAAAATALEPAAVNVATASIAQDNATYLTKAAKSLGGASDGSGKLKDGSSWRSYRDGVVVYSNNRRALTVRNAIAKAWADTGWENGRFGYPKGEQYKSGSDTRQNFSGGVLGVRSNGTSYWLPSVPKLPDFTVSGAGWGHGVGMSQYGARAMASEGKKNATQILEYYYNPAKVTSSATAAAKDIRVQVLKSATASVTVAGGGIRVKDPTAQKTYTAPAGSSLTFSRSGSQLSYVLKNDKGQSVAANKVTDKLRIEWEGTGAWPSSKRSVLSIPKANAESSTPGTYRHGVLEAGILDSQVNLVTSLRLNDEYLYGLAEVPSSWPGAVLQAQAIAGRTYAMRKIDKVRASCDCNVTDEVQDQKFTGWRKENEQPGYGAMWKAAVDATVSRSGGTPTSGKVVMYGGRLAETLYSSSTGGATRNSEDVWGGAALPYLRSRDDSWSLKPSANNPYDSWTQSVSQAKMAKVFGLNDVVSVKITRAKDLTIGSATATSSAGSTKTLTGSAFRGSTNGIGARAAWISGVNASGNTPAATTINPNNFCTTTVKTSSSIPKAIASQREGAVICLKAGTHNPANLVLKSRQTLVGQGSSSTRFDGTTAVSTKKSGKIYKISSSKIPSKAPKTLKCTTGYQCNSAQILFANGIQLNRVSSKAKVKAGTYWIDHKGRAIYTGKASSKKYRYSMAAQTRAISLGTWSRMGKMNVVGYANPSNTGAVRLSGAHSGLFSSRVAVNHGIGVQSNGAATEILNSTIRLNGQVGISASGGKNSFVRGTEISKNGWAGYKPATFTGGIAAANKATMKVTGAKILDNSAAGKLGVRKSSGASISVASSTVRGNR, encoded by the coding sequence ATGAGAAAAACAGCCCTCGCCCTTTCCGCAGCCCTGGTGGCCGCCTTGCTGGTTCCGGCGGCGGCCGCGACAGCCCTTGAACCGGCAGCGGTGAATGTCGCGACGGCGAGCATCGCGCAGGACAACGCCACGTACCTGACCAAGGCGGCCAAGAGCCTGGGCGGTGCCAGCGACGGCTCCGGAAAGCTCAAGGACGGAAGTTCCTGGCGCTCGTACCGCGACGGCGTCGTGGTCTACTCGAACAACCGCAGGGCGCTGACGGTGCGCAACGCCATCGCTAAGGCGTGGGCCGACACCGGATGGGAAAACGGCAGGTTCGGCTACCCGAAGGGGGAGCAATACAAATCCGGAAGCGACACGCGGCAGAACTTCAGCGGCGGCGTGCTCGGGGTACGCAGCAACGGAACCTCCTACTGGCTGCCCAGCGTCCCGAAGCTGCCGGACTTCACCGTCTCCGGCGCCGGATGGGGGCACGGAGTTGGCATGAGCCAGTACGGCGCCCGGGCGATGGCAAGCGAGGGCAAGAAGAACGCCACGCAAATTCTCGAGTACTACTACAACCCGGCCAAGGTCACCTCAAGTGCCACGGCGGCGGCAAAAGACATCCGCGTGCAGGTGCTCAAGTCCGCGACCGCCTCGGTGACGGTGGCCGGCGGCGGGATACGGGTCAAGGACCCGACAGCCCAAAAGACCTATACGGCACCGGCCGGCTCCTCGCTGACTTTCAGCCGGAGCGGTTCCCAGCTGAGCTACGTGCTGAAGAACGACAAGGGCCAAAGCGTTGCTGCAAACAAGGTCACGGACAAACTTCGCATCGAATGGGAAGGCACCGGTGCGTGGCCCTCGAGCAAACGTTCCGTTCTCTCCATTCCGAAGGCCAACGCCGAATCATCGACTCCAGGAACCTACAGGCACGGCGTCCTTGAAGCAGGGATCCTGGACAGCCAGGTCAACCTGGTGACTTCGCTCCGCCTGAACGACGAGTACCTCTACGGCCTTGCCGAGGTCCCTTCCTCCTGGCCGGGCGCGGTGCTTCAGGCCCAGGCGATTGCGGGACGCACCTACGCCATGCGCAAGATCGACAAGGTGAGGGCCTCCTGCGACTGCAATGTGACGGACGAGGTGCAGGACCAAAAGTTCACCGGATGGCGCAAGGAAAACGAGCAACCAGGATACGGCGCCATGTGGAAGGCCGCGGTGGACGCCACGGTCTCCCGCAGCGGGGGCACGCCGACCTCCGGCAAGGTCGTCATGTACGGAGGTCGACTGGCCGAAACACTCTATTCCTCATCCACCGGCGGAGCCACCCGCAACAGCGAGGACGTATGGGGCGGCGCAGCGCTTCCGTACCTGCGTTCCCGGGACGACTCATGGTCGCTGAAGCCAAGCGCCAACAACCCCTATGACTCATGGACCCAGAGCGTGAGCCAAGCCAAGATGGCCAAGGTCTTCGGGCTCAACGACGTTGTCTCGGTGAAGATCACCAGAGCCAAGGACCTGACGATCGGCTCGGCCACCGCCACGTCTTCGGCGGGAAGCACCAAGACTTTGACGGGCTCTGCCTTCAGGGGTTCGACCAACGGCATCGGCGCGCGTGCCGCGTGGATCTCCGGAGTGAATGCATCGGGCAATACCCCGGCTGCGACTACGATCAACCCCAACAACTTCTGTACCACGACGGTGAAAACCAGTTCGAGCATCCCCAAGGCGATTGCCTCCCAGCGGGAGGGAGCCGTCATCTGTTTGAAGGCCGGAACCCACAATCCGGCGAACCTGGTGCTCAAGTCCCGCCAAACGTTGGTGGGGCAAGGCAGCAGCTCCACCCGCTTCGATGGAACCACCGCGGTAAGCACCAAGAAGTCGGGCAAGATCTACAAGATTTCCTCCAGCAAGATCCCTTCCAAGGCACCCAAAACGCTCAAATGCACCACCGGCTACCAGTGCAACAGTGCCCAGATTCTCTTTGCCAACGGGATCCAGCTCAATAGGGTCAGTTCCAAGGCGAAGGTGAAGGCCGGCACCTACTGGATCGACCACAAGGGGCGGGCCATCTACACGGGCAAGGCCAGCAGCAAGAAGTACAGGTACTCGATGGCAGCGCAAACCCGCGCCATCTCCCTGGGTACTTGGTCGCGCATGGGCAAGATGAATGTGGTCGGATACGCCAACCCCAGCAACACGGGTGCCGTACGGCTCTCTGGTGCGCATTCGGGGCTGTTCTCCTCGCGGGTGGCCGTGAACCACGGCATCGGCGTGCAAAGCAACGGTGCCGCCACTGAAATCCTGAATTCGACGATCCGGCTTAACGGCCAGGTGGGCATCAGCGCCTCGGGCGGAAAGAACTCCTTCGTTCGGGGAACCGAAATCAGCAAGAACGGTTGGGCCGGCTACAAACCAGCAACGTTCACCGGCGGCATCGCAGCGGCCAACAAGGCAACCATGAAGGTCACCGGCGCGAAGATCCTGGACAACAGCGCCGCTGGGAAGCTCGGGGTGCGCAAGAGCTCGGGCGCCAGTATCTCGGTCGCTTCAAGCACGGTGCGGGGCAACCGGTAG